Proteins encoded within one genomic window of Bacillus thuringiensis:
- a CDS encoding GNAT family N-acetyltransferase, with product MNEKIHIIPYESTFQDEVVDLIVHIQQKEYNVPITKEEQPDLLEIETFYQRDYGNFWVATYGGKVVGTVALLDIENQQVALRKMFVKKEFRGKEWGASHKLLQTAISWAENKKLKDIYLGTTVKFLAAHRFYEKNGFQSVSIDELPKNFPVLEVDKKFYRYIV from the coding sequence ATGAACGAGAAGATTCATATTATTCCGTATGAAAGTACGTTTCAAGATGAAGTAGTAGATCTTATCGTTCATATTCAGCAAAAAGAGTACAATGTTCCCATTACGAAAGAAGAGCAGCCAGACTTACTTGAAATAGAAACGTTCTATCAAAGGGATTATGGAAACTTTTGGGTTGCAACTTATGGTGGGAAAGTAGTTGGAACAGTAGCTTTGTTAGATATTGAGAATCAGCAAGTAGCGCTAAGAAAAATGTTCGTAAAAAAAGAATTTCGCGGAAAAGAATGGGGCGCATCACATAAGTTGCTCCAAACAGCAATTTCGTGGGCTGAGAATAAAAAGCTGAAAGATATTTATTTAGGAACGACAGTGAAATTTTTAGCGGCACATCGCTTTTATGAAAAGAATGGTTTTCAAAGTGTGAGTATAGACGAGTTGCCGAAAAACTTTCCAGTGTTAGAGGTAGATAAGAAATTTTATAGGTACATTGTGTAA
- a CDS encoding GNAT family N-acetyltransferase — translation MFTLRVDDEIELQLLEKHHKEELYQLINQNRNHLRRWLPWVDGTKSADAYDEICPMWLKKFAEGDGFESGIRYKGKLVGMVGIHPVSWGKKAASLGYYLAEDAGGKGIMTRSVKAVLHYAFENLKLNKMEIRCGVENVKSRAIPERLGFKLDGILRDDEWLYDHFHDIAVYSLLASEWKEIR, via the coding sequence ATGTTCACACTTCGAGTAGACGATGAAATCGAATTACAGTTATTAGAGAAGCATCATAAAGAGGAACTATATCAATTAATAAACCAAAACCGTAATCATTTACGAAGATGGCTTCCTTGGGTAGATGGGACGAAATCTGCTGATGCTTATGATGAGATTTGTCCGATGTGGTTAAAGAAGTTTGCAGAGGGAGACGGTTTTGAAAGTGGCATACGTTATAAAGGAAAGCTCGTTGGGATGGTAGGTATTCATCCGGTAAGCTGGGGGAAGAAAGCGGCGAGTCTTGGGTATTACCTTGCAGAAGATGCTGGCGGGAAAGGTATTATGACGCGTAGTGTGAAGGCTGTACTTCACTATGCATTTGAGAATTTAAAATTAAATAAAATGGAAATTAGATGCGGTGTTGAAAATGTAAAAAGCCGTGCTATTCCAGAGCGTTTAGGATTTAAGTTAGATGGTATTTTAAGAGATGATGAATGGCTATATGATCATTTTCACGATATCGCTGTATATAGTTTACTAGCTTCAGAATGGAAGGAGATCCGATGA
- a CDS encoding DMT family transporter — protein MKNKVYAQLLGFAIFTGGTFNASKYAVQYFEAIHIAAWRFGIAAFVMLCLLKIRKDFEVEVWRQNRVYYFLLGIVGVFGFNFFFFLGMKHTEAMNGALIMATNPLVTTLLASVILREKIVKRQGVGMLLALLGVVFVLTQGSFTALQNLSFSKGDFYILLGNICWALYGVLGRRFIKTGSPIQTTTYTMTIGALTFIIISSTQKSMVPVFEIPLLAWGAILFMAIGMSVLGYLWWNNGIAQIGAARTSLFFNLVPVVTMIISFTEGVNIAPAQCIGMILVITGVLCSSGFIQIKTKESVNI, from the coding sequence ATGAAAAATAAAGTATATGCGCAGTTATTAGGATTTGCAATATTTACTGGTGGGACATTTAATGCTTCGAAATATGCGGTGCAGTATTTCGAAGCGATTCATATAGCGGCATGGCGTTTTGGGATTGCTGCATTTGTGATGTTATGTCTGTTAAAAATACGAAAAGATTTTGAGGTAGAGGTATGGAGGCAGAATAGGGTCTATTACTTTTTGTTAGGTATTGTTGGTGTATTCGGCTTTAACTTCTTTTTCTTTTTAGGAATGAAACATACAGAAGCTATGAATGGTGCACTTATTATGGCGACAAATCCGCTTGTTACGACGTTATTAGCAAGTGTGATTTTACGAGAGAAAATAGTGAAGCGCCAAGGTGTTGGAATGTTACTTGCACTACTTGGTGTTGTTTTTGTGCTTACACAAGGCTCGTTTACCGCACTACAAAATTTATCATTTTCAAAAGGGGATTTTTATATTTTATTAGGAAATATTTGCTGGGCGTTATACGGTGTACTAGGCAGAAGGTTTATTAAAACCGGTAGCCCAATACAAACTACAACATATACCATGACTATTGGTGCCCTTACCTTTATTATCATATCTTCTACGCAAAAAAGTATGGTACCAGTTTTTGAAATTCCCCTATTAGCTTGGGGAGCGATTCTCTTTATGGCAATCGGAATGAGTGTGCTCGGTTACTTATGGTGGAATAATGGGATTGCTCAAATTGGTGCAGCGAGAACATCTTTATTTTTTAATCTAGTGCCTGTTGTTACAATGATTATTTCTTTTACAGAAGGAGTAAATATAGCACCCGCACAATGTATAGGGATGATATTAGTTATTACGGGGGTATTGTGTTCTTCTGGTTTTATACAAATAAAAACAAAGGAAAGTGTGAATATTTAA
- a CDS encoding MerR family transcriptional regulator: MYKIGEVAELTGMGIHTLRYYEKLGLLPPPTRNSGIRQYTEGDVRLLKFLYSLKQTGMSLEEMAEFASDGCIIEEIRQRKEEVPAKVKKRISILTNHLERLKEQQEQLQKVVQLTEEKLEVYYGFLEGKDWEADNEK, from the coding sequence ATGTATAAAATCGGTGAAGTGGCAGAATTAACAGGGATGGGTATTCATACTTTGCGTTACTATGAGAAATTAGGATTATTACCACCACCAACGCGGAATAGCGGGATTCGTCAATATACAGAAGGTGATGTGCGCTTATTAAAATTTTTATATTCGTTAAAACAAACTGGAATGTCATTAGAAGAGATGGCTGAGTTTGCAAGTGATGGATGCATTATAGAGGAAATTAGGCAGAGGAAAGAGGAAGTACCGGCGAAAGTAAAAAAGAGAATTTCAATTTTAACAAATCACTTAGAAAGGTTAAAAGAACAGCAAGAACAATTGCAAAAGGTTGTCCAACTAACAGAAGAAAAGTTAGAAGTTTATTACGGTTTTCTAGAAGGAAAAGACTGGGAGGCCGACAATGAAAAATAA
- a CDS encoding PadR family transcriptional regulator has protein sequence MEKNDNFIIQLRKGVFDLAILSLISKQPMYGYEITSALQAIPVFHIPNGSIYPILNRITKNNWAVSYWEESGDGPKRKYYRITDEGREILNSRLHDYDAVYQALMLLAKGEDKR, from the coding sequence ATGGAAAAAAATGATAATTTTATAATTCAATTACGTAAAGGTGTTTTTGATCTCGCAATTTTGTCTTTAATAAGTAAACAACCTATGTACGGATACGAAATTACAAGTGCATTACAAGCTATCCCTGTGTTTCATATCCCAAACGGTTCGATTTACCCTATATTAAATCGAATCACGAAAAACAATTGGGCTGTTTCCTATTGGGAAGAGTCCGGTGATGGCCCAAAAAGAAAATACTATCGCATTACAGACGAAGGGAGAGAAATTTTAAATAGTCGCTTACATGATTATGATGCAGTGTATCAAGCTTTAATGTTACTAGCTAAAGGAGAGGATAAAAGATGA
- a CDS encoding HAAS signaling domain-containing protein, with translation MNEEQFFSNELIISFLHDLQKGLINLPTSEREQHMLEIKSDLYENALSKESEGIPLGSIPSQVIEEFLTPKELAKEIAVEYTDVIQDVQQSTNTFIKYYSGLSIGPLGALSVPIVLGFINISANLPFVLAFIASNIWFICRENHWNTDLLKYFKTIISISSRLLIALPFTFFAIRIIITKQFDTFSFYYLIGYVLFSSIYIILLKQLYKKNKQYQPINAF, from the coding sequence ATGAACGAAGAACAATTCTTTTCAAATGAACTCATTATTTCTTTCTTACACGATCTTCAGAAAGGTTTAATAAACTTACCTACATCAGAACGAGAACAACATATGCTAGAAATTAAATCCGATTTATACGAAAATGCATTAAGTAAAGAGAGTGAAGGGATACCATTAGGAAGCATCCCTTCACAAGTGATTGAAGAATTTCTTACTCCAAAAGAATTAGCAAAGGAAATTGCAGTAGAATATACAGATGTTATTCAAGATGTACAGCAATCTACAAATACATTTATTAAATATTATTCTGGCCTATCTATCGGCCCACTTGGTGCTCTATCAGTACCTATTGTACTAGGCTTCATCAATATTTCAGCTAATTTGCCATTTGTACTAGCTTTTATAGCAAGTAACATTTGGTTTATCTGTAGAGAAAACCATTGGAATACAGACTTATTAAAATACTTTAAAACAATAATTTCCATTAGCTCAAGGCTTTTAATCGCTCTTCCGTTTACTTTTTTCGCAATTCGCATCATCATAACAAAACAATTCGATACGTTTTCATTCTATTATTTAATTGGATATGTACTTTTTAGTTCAATTTATATCATTTTGTTAAAACAACTCTACAAAAAGAATAAACAATACCAACCTATCAATGCTTTTTAA
- the murC gene encoding UDP-N-acetylmuramate--L-alanine ligase: MTVYHFVGIKGTGMSSLAQILHDMKHTVQGSDYEKRFFTQTALEKRSISILPFDKSNVKEGQVIIAGNAFPDTHEEIVAAKELNIPVHRYHHFLGDLMNQYTSVAVTGAHGKTSTTGLLAHVMQGAHPTSYLIGDGTGHGVENSKYFVFEACEYRRHFLSYNPDYAIMTNIDFDHPDYFTDINDVFSAFQEMALQVKKGIIACGDDEELQKIQAKVPVIFYGFGEDNDFQARNIQKRTDGTIFDVFVRNTYYDTFKITGYGNHSVLNALAVIALCHYENVDVEAVKHQLTTFEGVKRRFNEKPMGEQVIIDDYAHHPTEINATIEAARQKHPEREVVAVFQPHTFSRTEKFLDEFAESLSKADQVYLCDIFGSARENKGELTIEDLQKRIDGAELITDTTTDVLKKHKNGVLIFMGAGDIQKFEAAYVKEVQVAEK; the protein is encoded by the coding sequence ATGACAGTTTACCATTTTGTAGGAATTAAAGGAACAGGAATGAGTTCATTAGCGCAAATTCTTCATGACATGAAGCATACTGTTCAAGGGTCTGATTATGAAAAGCGTTTCTTTACACAAACAGCGTTGGAAAAGCGTAGTATCTCGATCCTTCCTTTTGATAAAAGTAATGTAAAAGAAGGACAAGTGATTATTGCAGGAAATGCATTTCCTGATACGCATGAAGAAATCGTAGCAGCAAAAGAATTAAACATCCCAGTACATCGTTACCATCACTTCTTAGGCGACCTTATGAACCAATACACAAGTGTTGCTGTAACTGGTGCACATGGAAAAACATCAACAACTGGTTTGTTAGCCCATGTAATGCAAGGTGCACACCCTACATCTTACCTTATTGGAGATGGAACAGGGCATGGGGTAGAAAATAGTAAGTATTTTGTATTTGAAGCTTGTGAGTATCGTCGTCATTTCTTGTCTTACAATCCAGACTATGCAATTATGACAAACATTGATTTTGATCATCCGGATTACTTTACAGATATCAATGATGTATTCAGTGCATTCCAAGAGATGGCATTGCAAGTGAAAAAAGGCATTATTGCATGTGGAGATGATGAAGAACTTCAAAAAATTCAAGCGAAAGTACCTGTTATTTTCTATGGATTTGGAGAAGATAATGATTTCCAAGCACGTAACATTCAAAAGAGAACAGATGGTACTATTTTCGATGTATTCGTTCGTAATACGTACTATGACACGTTCAAAATTACAGGATACGGCAACCACAGCGTATTAAATGCATTAGCAGTAATCGCGCTTTGCCATTATGAAAATGTTGATGTAGAAGCAGTTAAGCATCAGCTAACAACTTTTGAAGGCGTAAAACGTCGCTTTAATGAAAAGCCGATGGGAGAGCAAGTTATTATCGATGACTACGCACACCATCCGACAGAAATTAATGCAACGATTGAAGCAGCTCGTCAAAAACATCCAGAGCGTGAAGTTGTCGCTGTATTCCAGCCGCACACATTCTCACGTACAGAAAAGTTCTTAGATGAGTTCGCTGAAAGCTTAAGCAAAGCTGACCAAGTATACTTATGTGATATTTTCGGATCAGCGCGCGAAAACAAAGGTGAATTAACAATCGAAGATCTGCAGAAGCGTATTGACGGTGCAGAACTAATTACAGATACAACAACGGATGTATTAAAGAAACATAAAAACGGCGTTCTCATTTTCATGGGCGCAGGAGACATCCAAAAATTCGAAGCAGCTTACGTAAAAGAAGTTCAAGTTGCAGAGAAGTAA
- a CDS encoding nicotinate phosphoribosyltransferase — protein sequence MKEIELKLKGEINRLTNRTFKFDERVGEGWFSAVYFLKTREIIEEFRPKSVVTMQFFQKENAVLCGTDEVIALLQTFAKNPEELEINSLKDGDNISPFETVLTIHGPYENFGFLEGVIDGILARRTSVATNVYNVVQAARSVDKEKPVIFMGDRDDHYTQQAGDGYAAYIGGMSAQATHAMNEWWGRSGMGTMPHALIQMFNGDVVEAAKAYHKKFPEDELVVLIDYNNDVITDALRVAREFGSTLKGVRVDTSRTMIDQYFIRHPEVLGTFDPRGVNPSLVFALRKALDEEGFQHVDIVVTGGFDEKRIREFEAQNVPVDIYGVGSSLLKMNIGFTGDNVELNGKPEAKAGRKYRPNPRLERVQLEKREDM from the coding sequence ATGAAAGAAATTGAATTAAAATTAAAAGGTGAAATAAATAGACTAACAAATAGAACATTTAAATTTGACGAACGTGTTGGAGAAGGTTGGTTCTCTGCCGTTTACTTTTTAAAGACTAGAGAAATCATTGAAGAATTTCGCCCGAAAAGTGTTGTAACGATGCAATTTTTCCAAAAGGAAAATGCAGTTCTTTGCGGAACTGATGAAGTAATTGCATTGCTACAAACATTCGCTAAAAATCCTGAGGAACTTGAAATTAACTCTTTAAAAGATGGCGATAATATTAGTCCGTTTGAAACAGTGTTAACAATTCATGGTCCTTATGAAAATTTCGGATTTTTAGAAGGTGTCATTGATGGGATTTTAGCTCGTCGTACATCAGTTGCGACAAACGTATATAACGTTGTCCAAGCTGCGCGTAGCGTAGATAAAGAAAAACCAGTTATTTTCATGGGAGACCGTGATGATCATTATACACAACAGGCTGGTGACGGTTATGCAGCATACATCGGAGGTATGAGCGCACAAGCGACGCATGCGATGAATGAATGGTGGGGCAGAAGTGGTATGGGGACGATGCCTCACGCATTAATTCAAATGTTTAATGGTGATGTTGTGGAAGCGGCAAAAGCGTATCATAAGAAATTCCCAGAAGATGAATTAGTTGTATTAATTGATTACAACAATGATGTCATTACAGATGCACTTCGCGTAGCGCGTGAATTTGGATCAACATTAAAAGGTGTACGTGTAGATACGTCGCGTACGATGATTGATCAATACTTTATTCGCCACCCAGAAGTACTTGGAACCTTTGATCCACGTGGTGTAAACCCATCGCTTGTATTTGCACTTCGTAAAGCACTTGATGAAGAAGGATTCCAGCATGTAGACATCGTTGTAACTGGTGGATTTGATGAGAAGCGTATTCGTGAATTTGAAGCTCAAAACGTACCTGTTGATATATACGGAGTAGGAAGTAGCTTATTAAAAATGAATATTGGCTTTACTGGTGATAACGTAGAATTAAATGGAAAACCAGAAGCAAAAGCTGGTCGTAAATATCGTCCAAACCCACGTTTAGAGCGTGTTCAATTAGAAAAAAGAGAAGATATGTAA
- a CDS encoding DNA translocase FtsK, translating into MLDWMKKLFNKEEEQTAMNKEVPKQIESQPKIPRVNHYTEAREAQMASRNAGKCRFPLVPDNGFDEEDVIETGHFEEQPVQAVTYENQPIQRGIKVERSRRQYVEKVVSTYEEPEAQYEPERESIVKKAPVSSQESNRRPFRPTEMISPIYGYNRPSVEKKEEKQEEVKEREDLEISVEGKAVVDAWLEKKGYTLSDFSEGQVTSSSPSHESVGQQDKKEEKSVVDQWLEKNGYEIERQEPIVEENEVVQEMSTPQEVSADELLHKTVAEQMESAKLEKDVVVLNENNLQEELVASKVEHEDTILSEEIKRNTEIEQPTIEVEKQAPEESVIVKAEEKLEETIIVEIPEEVEVIAETEESEEVEVIAETEGLEEVEVIAETEESEEVEVIAEKEESEEVEVIAETEGLEEVEVIAETEESEEVEVIAETEESEEVEIIAETEESEEVEVIAETEGLEEVEVIAETEDLEEVEVIAETEGLEEVEVIAETEESEEVEVIAETEESEEVEVIAETEESEEVEEAEPVVFEETQQEMLLNEAIEQKNEFLHVAEADEQTKKDVQSFANTLIEEEQRVEEEAPVEEEQRVEEEAPIAEEQPVVQKEEPKREKKRHVPFNVVMLKQDRARLMERHAARTNAMQSSMSERVEKKPVQQIEEKPMQQVVVDPQVEEKPMQQVVVDPQVEEKPMQQVAVEPQVEEKPMQQVVVEPQVEEKPMQQVVVEPQVEEKPMQQVVVDPQVEEKPMQQVVVESQVEESPVQQVVVEPQVEEKLVQQVAVEPQVEEKLVQQVVVDPQVEEKPMQQVVVEPQVEERPMQQVVAEQVQKPISSTEVQEKAYVVNQRENDMRNVLQTPPTYTIPPLTLLSIPQQAALDNTEWLDEQKDLLDTTFNNFHVGAHVINVSQGPAVTRFEVQPDPGVKVNKITNLSDDIKLSLAAKDIRIEAPIPGKSAIGIEVPNKESKPVFLREILRSPVFTKSESPLTVALGLDISGDPIVTDIRKMPHGLIAGATGSGKSVCINAILTSILYKAKPHEVKLMLIDPKMVELAPYNSVPHLVAPVITDVKAATAALKWAVEEMERRYELFAHAGARDLTRYNTIVSGREIPGETLPYIVIVIDELADLMMVAPGDVEEAICRIAQKARACGIHLLVATQRPSVDVITGLIKSNIPTRIAFTVSSQVDSRTIIDIGGAEKLLGRGDMLFLGNGTSKPVRVQGVYVSDDEIEKTVDHVRKQMKPNYLFKQEDLLAKTEQAESEDELFFDACQFVVEQGGASTSSVQRKFRIGYNRAARLIEEMESQGIISEGRGTKPRDVLISEDEFAAMQETNI; encoded by the coding sequence ATGTTAGATTGGATGAAAAAGCTGTTTAACAAAGAGGAAGAACAAACAGCGATGAATAAAGAAGTACCAAAGCAAATTGAAAGTCAGCCGAAAATTCCTCGTGTAAACCACTACACTGAAGCAAGAGAAGCACAAATGGCAAGTAGGAATGCAGGTAAATGCCGTTTTCCATTAGTACCGGATAATGGGTTCGATGAAGAGGATGTTATAGAAACAGGGCATTTTGAAGAACAACCTGTTCAAGCTGTAACATATGAAAATCAGCCTATTCAAAGAGGAATCAAAGTGGAAAGAAGTAGACGACAGTATGTGGAAAAGGTAGTTTCTACATATGAAGAACCGGAAGCACAATATGAACCGGAGCGAGAGTCTATCGTTAAAAAGGCACCTGTATCGTCGCAAGAAAGTAACCGTAGACCATTTCGTCCAACAGAAATGATTTCACCAATTTACGGATATAATCGTCCTTCTGTAGAGAAAAAGGAAGAAAAGCAGGAGGAAGTAAAGGAAAGAGAAGATCTTGAAATATCTGTAGAGGGCAAAGCAGTTGTTGATGCATGGTTAGAGAAAAAAGGGTATACATTATCAGATTTCTCAGAAGGACAAGTAACGTCTTCTTCGCCTAGTCATGAATCAGTTGGTCAACAGGATAAAAAGGAAGAAAAATCAGTTGTTGATCAATGGCTAGAGAAAAACGGTTATGAAATTGAACGCCAAGAGCCTATAGTAGAAGAAAATGAAGTGGTTCAAGAAATGAGTACACCGCAGGAAGTTTCAGCGGATGAATTACTTCATAAAACAGTAGCTGAGCAGATGGAAAGTGCTAAGCTAGAAAAAGATGTAGTGGTGTTAAACGAAAACAATCTACAAGAAGAATTAGTAGCTTCTAAAGTAGAGCACGAGGATACAATATTATCAGAAGAAATTAAACGTAATACAGAAATAGAACAACCTACTATTGAAGTAGAAAAGCAAGCACCAGAAGAATCAGTGATTGTTAAAGCGGAAGAAAAACTTGAAGAAACAATTATTGTGGAAATACCAGAAGAAGTAGAAGTAATTGCAGAAACAGAAGAGTCAGAAGAAGTGGAAGTAATTGCAGAAACAGAAGGCTTAGAAGAAGTAGAAGTAATTGCGGAAACAGAAGAGTCAGAAGAAGTGGAAGTAATTGCAGAAAAAGAAGAGTCAGAAGAAGTGGAAGTAATTGCAGAAACAGAAGGCTTAGAAGAAGTAGAAGTAATTGCGGAAACAGAAGAGTCAGAAGAAGTAGAAGTAATTGCGGAAACAGAAGAGTCAGAAGAAGTGGAAATAATTGCGGAAACAGAAGAGTCAGAAGAAGTGGAAGTAATTGCAGAAACAGAAGGCTTAGAAGAAGTAGAAGTAATTGCAGAAACAGAAGACTTAGAAGAAGTGGAAGTAATTGCAGAAACAGAAGGCTTAGAAGAAGTAGAAGTAATTGCGGAAACAGAAGAGTCAGAAGAAGTGGAAGTAATTGCAGAAACAGAAGAGTCAGAAGAAGTGGAAGTAATTGCAGAAACAGAAGAATCAGAAGAAGTGGAAGAAGCGGAACCTGTAGTATTCGAAGAAACGCAGCAAGAAATGTTGTTAAATGAAGCAATTGAACAAAAGAATGAATTCCTACATGTTGCTGAGGCTGATGAACAAACGAAGAAAGATGTTCAAAGCTTTGCGAATACTTTAATTGAAGAAGAACAACGAGTTGAAGAAGAAGCACCGGTTGAAGAAGAACAACGAGTTGAAGAAGAAGCACCGATTGCAGAAGAACAACCAGTTGTACAAAAAGAAGAACCAAAACGTGAGAAAAAGCGTCATGTACCATTTAATGTTGTTATGTTGAAACAAGACAGAGCGAGATTAATGGAAAGACATGCGGCTAGAACGAATGCGATGCAATCTTCTATGAGTGAACGAGTAGAGAAGAAGCCTGTACAACAAATAGAAGAAAAACCAATGCAACAAGTAGTGGTAGACCCACAAGTGGAAGAGAAACCAATGCAACAAGTAGTGGTAGACCCACAAGTGGAAGAGAAACCAATGCAACAAGTGGCAGTGGAACCACAAGTGGAAGAAAAACCAATGCAACAAGTAGTGGTGGAACCACAAGTGGAAGAAAAACCAATGCAACAAGTAGTGGTGGAACCACAAGTGGAAGAAAAACCAATGCAACAAGTAGTGGTAGACCCACAAGTGGAAGAAAAACCAATGCAACAAGTAGTGGTAGAATCACAAGTGGAAGAAAGCCCAGTGCAACAAGTAGTGGTGGAACCACAAGTGGAAGAAAAACTAGTGCAACAAGTGGCAGTGGAACCACAAGTGGAAGAAAAACTAGTGCAACAAGTAGTGGTAGACCCACAAGTGGAAGAAAAACCAATGCAACAAGTAGTGGTGGAACCACAAGTGGAAGAGAGACCAATGCAACAAGTAGTGGCAGAGCAAGTACAAAAGCCAATTTCAAGTACGGAAGTACAAGAGAAAGCATATGTCGTAAATCAAAGAGAAAACGATATGCGAAATGTCTTGCAAACACCACCGACGTATACAATTCCGCCATTAACATTATTATCGATTCCGCAGCAAGCAGCGTTAGATAATACGGAATGGTTGGATGAACAGAAAGATTTATTAGATACGACGTTTAATAATTTCCATGTTGGCGCACATGTTATTAATGTGTCACAAGGTCCGGCAGTAACTCGTTTTGAAGTACAGCCAGATCCGGGTGTGAAAGTAAATAAAATTACAAACTTAAGTGATGATATTAAGTTAAGTTTAGCTGCGAAAGATATTCGTATTGAAGCACCGATTCCAGGGAAGAGTGCGATTGGAATTGAAGTTCCAAATAAAGAAAGTAAGCCAGTATTTCTTCGTGAAATTTTAAGAAGTCCTGTATTTACAAAGAGTGAATCACCGCTTACAGTTGCGCTTGGGCTTGATATTTCAGGCGATCCGATTGTAACGGATATTCGAAAAATGCCACACGGACTTATTGCGGGTGCAACGGGTTCTGGTAAAAGTGTGTGCATTAATGCAATTTTAACGAGCATTTTATATAAAGCGAAACCGCATGAAGTGAAGTTAATGTTAATCGATCCGAAAATGGTGGAGCTTGCACCATACAATTCTGTTCCACATCTTGTAGCACCTGTTATTACGGATGTAAAAGCAGCGACAGCTGCATTAAAGTGGGCAGTTGAAGAAATGGAGCGCCGTTATGAATTGTTTGCGCACGCTGGTGCTCGTGATTTAACGCGTTACAATACGATTGTAAGTGGGCGAGAAATTCCAGGAGAGACATTACCTTATATCGTTATTGTCATTGACGAGTTAGCTGACTTAATGATGGTAGCACCTGGTGATGTTGAGGAAGCGATTTGTCGTATTGCGCAAAAAGCACGTGCTTGTGGTATTCATTTATTAGTTGCGACGCAGCGTCCATCTGTAGATGTTATTACAGGTTTAATTAAATCAAATATTCCAACGCGTATTGCGTTTACAGTATCATCTCAAGTTGATTCGCGTACGATTATCGATATTGGGGGCGCGGAAAAATTGCTTGGCCGTGGTGATATGTTATTCTTAGGAAATGGTACATCTAAGCCAGTTCGTGTACAAGGTGTATATGTATCGGATGATGAGATTGAAAAAACAGTTGATCATGTGAGAAAGCAAATGAAGCCAAATTACTTATTTAAGCAAGAGGATTTATTAGCGAAAACAGAACAAGCTGAGTCGGAAGACGAATTGTTCTTTGATGCATGTCAATTTGTTGTAGAACAAGGGGGAGCGTCCACATCTTCTGTACAGCGAAAATTCCGCATCGGTTATAATCGCGCGGCACGTCTCATTGAAGAGATGGAATCGCAAGGAATTATTTCTGAAGGAAGAGGAACGAAACCGAGAGATGTCCTTATTTCTGAGGATGAATTCGCTGCTATGCAGGAAACAAATATATAG
- a CDS encoding N-acetylmuramoyl-L-alanine amidase, translating into MKYIKIMSMIAFIGIYMGGCSQEQPKKETTSSIKETSEDKKVDAPVEKQQEEQEKKEEPQAAQTNEQVEQKQEEVPAEEKKEEATPVKPTEQLMQNNEQKIESNEKQGKFLVVIDPGHQQKANLNLEPIGPGATTQKYKVTDGTTGVVTKKREAVLVLEMAFVLKEKLEAKGIQVLMTRTSQDVDMSNKERAAFANDQKANLFLRLHADGSENPNQSGFAVLTPSEGSPYTKEIYKESLQISQAIVNKMRENHQVKVNGIKFRDDLSGFNWSKVPGVLLELGFMSNPEEDKKLSDPQYVNSLLQSVTDSVDEYRKSKA; encoded by the coding sequence ATGAAGTATATAAAAATAATGAGCATGATTGCATTCATTGGCATTTATATGGGAGGTTGCTCACAAGAACAACCGAAAAAAGAGACAACATCTTCTATAAAAGAAACAAGCGAAGATAAAAAGGTAGACGCACCGGTAGAAAAACAGCAAGAAGAACAAGAAAAGAAAGAGGAACCGCAAGCAGCTCAAACGAATGAGCAAGTGGAGCAAAAGCAGGAGGAAGTGCCGGCCGAGGAAAAGAAAGAGGAAGCTACGCCAGTGAAGCCAACTGAGCAACTTATGCAAAATAATGAACAAAAAATAGAGAGTAATGAAAAGCAAGGAAAGTTTCTCGTTGTTATTGATCCAGGGCATCAACAAAAAGCAAATTTAAATTTAGAGCCGATTGGGCCAGGAGCAACAACGCAAAAATATAAAGTGACAGATGGTACAACTGGTGTTGTGACGAAAAAAAGAGAGGCTGTCCTTGTATTAGAAATGGCTTTTGTATTAAAGGAAAAGTTAGAAGCAAAGGGAATACAAGTATTAATGACGAGAACGTCACAAGATGTTGATATGAGTAATAAAGAACGGGCGGCATTTGCGAATGATCAAAAAGCGAATTTATTTTTACGTCTTCATGCAGATGGTTCTGAAAATCCGAATCAAAGTGGGTTTGCTGTATTAACACCGTCAGAAGGAAGTCCGTATACGAAAGAGATTTATAAGGAAAGTCTTCAAATCTCTCAAGCGATAGTAAATAAAATGAGAGAAAATCATCAAGTGAAAGTAAATGGAATTAAATTCAGGGACGATCTTTCTGGATTTAATTGGTCCAAAGTACCTGGTGTACTATTAGAACTTGGGTTTATGTCAAATCCTGAAGAAGATAAGAAATTATCTGACCCGCAGTATGTAAATTCTTTATTGCAAAGTGTAACGGATAGTGTAGATGAATATCGGAAGAGTAAAGCTTAA